The following proteins are co-located in the Meriones unguiculatus strain TT.TT164.6M chromosome 4, Bangor_MerUng_6.1, whole genome shotgun sequence genome:
- the Tfdp1 gene encoding transcription factor Dp-1 isoform X1, with protein sequence MAKDASLIEANGELKVFIDQNLSPGKGVVSLVAVHPSPVNTLGKQLLPKTFGQSNVNITQQVVIGTPQRPAASNTIVVGSPHTPNTHFVSQNQPSDCSPWSAGKRNRKGEKNGKGLRHFSMKVCEKVQRKGTTSYNEVADELVAEFSAADNHILPNESAYDQKNIRRRVYDALNVLMAMNIISKEKKEIKWIGLPTNSAQECQNLEVHCLKRASVVLGHLRGPYQVERQRRLERIKQKQSQLQELILQQIAFKNLVQRNRQAEQQARRPPPPNSVIHLPFIIVNTSRKTVIDCSISNDKFEYLFNFDNTFEIHDDIEVLKRMGMACGLESGNCSAEDLKVARSLVPKALEPYVTEMAQGSIGGVFVTTTGSTSNGTRLSASDLSNGADGMLATSSNGSQYSGSRVETPVSCVGEDDDDDDDFNENDEED encoded by the exons GTGTGGTGTCTCTTGTGGCTGTACACCCATCCCCAGTGAACACACTTGGAAAGCAGCTTCTGCCAAAAACCTTTGGACAGTCCAATGTCAATATCACACAGCAAGTG GTGATTGGCACGCCTCAGAGACCTGCAGCATCAAACACTATTGTGGTAGGAAGCCCACACACTCCTAAcactcactttgtgtcccagaacCAGCCGTCTGACTGCTCACCTTGGTCTGCTGG GAAACGGAACAGGAAAGGTGAGAAGAATGGCAAGGGCCTACGGCACTTCTCCATGAAGGTGTGTGAGAAGGTGCAGAGGAAAGGGACCACCTCCTACAATGAGGTGGCTGATGAGCTGGTGGCAGAGTTCAGTGCCGCTGACAACCACATCCTACCAAATGAATCAGCTTACGACCAGAAGAACATCCGGCGGCGTGTGTACGACGCCTTAAATGTGCTGATGGCCATGAACATCATCtccaaggaaaagaaggagatcaagtggatcgGCCTGCCCACCAACTCCGCTCAGGAGTGCCAGAACCTGGAGGTGCACTGTCTAAAGCGGGCGTCCGTTGTCCTTGGTCACTTGAGAGGGCCGTACCAG GTAGAGAGGCAGCGGAGGCTGGAGAGGATCAAGCAGAAGCAGTCCCAGCTCCAGGAACTCATCCTGCAG CAAATCGCCTTCAAAAACTTGGTGCAGAGAAACCGCCAGGCCGAGCAACAGGCCCGCAGGCCACCTCCTCCTAACTCTGTCATCCACTTGCCCTTCATAATTGTCAACACCAGCAGGAAGACTGTCATTGACTGCAGCATCTCCAATGACAA ATTTGAGTATCTGTTTAACTTCGACAACACGTTTGAAATCCATGATGATATTGAGGTGCTCAAGCGCATGGGCATGGCGTGTGGGCTGGAATCTGGCAACTGCTCTGCAGAAGACCTCAAGGTGGCAAGAAGTCTGGTACCAAAAGCTCTAGAACCATATGTGACAG AAATGGCTCAGGGATCCATTGGCGGAGTATTTGTCACGACAACAGGTTCTACATCCAATGGCACAAGGCTTTCTGCCAG TGATTTGAGCAATGGTGCGGACGGGATGCTGGCCACAAGCTCCAATGGGTCTCAGTACAGTGGCTCCAGGGTAGAGACCCCTGTTTCCTGCGTTGGGGaggatgatgacgatgatgatgactTTAATGAGAATGACGAGGAGGACTGA
- the Tfdp1 gene encoding transcription factor Dp-1 isoform X3 has translation MSISHSKWKRNRKGEKNGKGLRHFSMKVCEKVQRKGTTSYNEVADELVAEFSAADNHILPNESAYDQKNIRRRVYDALNVLMAMNIISKEKKEIKWIGLPTNSAQECQNLEVHCLKRASVVLGHLRGPYQVERQRRLERIKQKQSQLQELILQQIAFKNLVQRNRQAEQQARRPPPPNSVIHLPFIIVNTSRKTVIDCSISNDKFEYLFNFDNTFEIHDDIEVLKRMGMACGLESGNCSAEDLKVARSLVPKALEPYVTEMAQGSIGGVFVTTTGSTSNGTRLSASDLSNGADGMLATSSNGSQYSGSRVETPVSCVGEDDDDDDDFNENDEED, from the exons ATGTCAATATCACACAGCAAGTG GAAACGGAACAGGAAAGGTGAGAAGAATGGCAAGGGCCTACGGCACTTCTCCATGAAGGTGTGTGAGAAGGTGCAGAGGAAAGGGACCACCTCCTACAATGAGGTGGCTGATGAGCTGGTGGCAGAGTTCAGTGCCGCTGACAACCACATCCTACCAAATGAATCAGCTTACGACCAGAAGAACATCCGGCGGCGTGTGTACGACGCCTTAAATGTGCTGATGGCCATGAACATCATCtccaaggaaaagaaggagatcaagtggatcgGCCTGCCCACCAACTCCGCTCAGGAGTGCCAGAACCTGGAGGTGCACTGTCTAAAGCGGGCGTCCGTTGTCCTTGGTCACTTGAGAGGGCCGTACCAG GTAGAGAGGCAGCGGAGGCTGGAGAGGATCAAGCAGAAGCAGTCCCAGCTCCAGGAACTCATCCTGCAG CAAATCGCCTTCAAAAACTTGGTGCAGAGAAACCGCCAGGCCGAGCAACAGGCCCGCAGGCCACCTCCTCCTAACTCTGTCATCCACTTGCCCTTCATAATTGTCAACACCAGCAGGAAGACTGTCATTGACTGCAGCATCTCCAATGACAA ATTTGAGTATCTGTTTAACTTCGACAACACGTTTGAAATCCATGATGATATTGAGGTGCTCAAGCGCATGGGCATGGCGTGTGGGCTGGAATCTGGCAACTGCTCTGCAGAAGACCTCAAGGTGGCAAGAAGTCTGGTACCAAAAGCTCTAGAACCATATGTGACAG AAATGGCTCAGGGATCCATTGGCGGAGTATTTGTCACGACAACAGGTTCTACATCCAATGGCACAAGGCTTTCTGCCAG TGATTTGAGCAATGGTGCGGACGGGATGCTGGCCACAAGCTCCAATGGGTCTCAGTACAGTGGCTCCAGGGTAGAGACCCCTGTTTCCTGCGTTGGGGaggatgatgacgatgatgatgactTTAATGAGAATGACGAGGAGGACTGA
- the Atp4b gene encoding potassium-transporting ATPase subunit beta isoform X1 has product MAALQEKKSCSQRMAEFRHYCWNSDTGQMLGRTPARWVWISLYYAAFYVVMTGLFALCIYVLMQTIDPYTPDYQDQLKSPGVTLRPDVYGERGLQISYNVSENSSWAGLTHSLHSFLAGYTPASQQDSINCTSERYFFQESFAAPNHTKFSCKFTADMLQNCSGLVDPSFGFQEGRPCFIIKMNRIVKFLPSNNTAPRVDCTFQDDPQKPRKDTEPLQVEYYPPNGTFSLHYFPYYGKKAQPHYSNPLVAAKLLNVPKNTEVLIVCKILADHVTFDNPHDPYEGKVTFKLTIQK; this is encoded by the exons ATGGCAGCCCTGCAGGAGAAGAAATCATGCAGCCAGCGCATGGCCGAATTCCGGCACTACTGTTGGAACTCGGACACTGGGCAGATGCTGGGCCGCACCCCAGCCCGGTGGG TGTGGATCAGCCTGTACTATGCAGCTTTCTACGTGGTCATGACTGGCCTCTTCGCCTTGTGCATCTACGTGCTGATGCAGACCATCGACCCCTACACCCCAGACTACCAGGACCAGCTAAAGTCCCCGG GGGTAACCTTGAGACCTGATGTGTATGGGGAAAGAGGGCTGCAGATTTCCTACAACGTCTCTGAGAACAGCTCCTGGGCTGGCCTCACACACTCCCTCCACAGCTTCTTAGCAG GCTACACCCCGGCCTCCCAGCAGGACAGCATTAACTGCACGTCGGAAAGGTACTTCTTCCAGGAGAGCTTTGCAGCTCCAAACCACACCAAGTTCTCCTGCAAGTTCACTGCAGACATGCTGCAGAACTGCTCAGGCCTGGTGGACCCCAGCTTCGGCTTCCAGGAGGGAAGGCCCTGCTTCATCATTAAAATGAACAGG ATTGTCAAGTTCCTCCCCAGTAACAACACAGCCCCCCGAGTGGACTGCACCTTCCAG GATGATCCCCAAAAGCCCCGGAAGGACACTGAGCCCCTGCAGGTGGAGTACTATCCTCCCAATGGCACCTTCAGCCTCCACTACTTCCCCTACTATGGCAAGAAAGCACAG CCCCATTACAGCAACCCGCTGGTGGCAGCAAAACTTCTCAACGTCCCCAAGAACACAGAGGTCCTCATCGTGTGCAAGATCCTGGCCGACCATGTGACCTTCGACAATCCCCACGACCCGTATGAAGGGAAAGTGACCTTCAAACTTACAATACAGAAGTAA
- the Tfdp1 gene encoding transcription factor Dp-1 isoform X2, which yields MAKDASLIEANGELKVFIDQNLSPGKGVVSLVAVHPSPVNTLGKQLLPKTFGQSNVNITQQVVIGTPQRPAASNTIVVGSPHTPNTHFVSQNQPSDCSPWSAGKRNRKGEKNGKGLRHFSMKVCEKVQRKGTTSYNEVADELVAEFSAADNHILPNESAYDQKNIRRRVYDALNVLMAMNIISKEKKEIKWIGLPTNSAQECQNLEVERQRRLERIKQKQSQLQELILQQIAFKNLVQRNRQAEQQARRPPPPNSVIHLPFIIVNTSRKTVIDCSISNDKFEYLFNFDNTFEIHDDIEVLKRMGMACGLESGNCSAEDLKVARSLVPKALEPYVTEMAQGSIGGVFVTTTGSTSNGTRLSASDLSNGADGMLATSSNGSQYSGSRVETPVSCVGEDDDDDDDFNENDEED from the exons GTGTGGTGTCTCTTGTGGCTGTACACCCATCCCCAGTGAACACACTTGGAAAGCAGCTTCTGCCAAAAACCTTTGGACAGTCCAATGTCAATATCACACAGCAAGTG GTGATTGGCACGCCTCAGAGACCTGCAGCATCAAACACTATTGTGGTAGGAAGCCCACACACTCCTAAcactcactttgtgtcccagaacCAGCCGTCTGACTGCTCACCTTGGTCTGCTGG GAAACGGAACAGGAAAGGTGAGAAGAATGGCAAGGGCCTACGGCACTTCTCCATGAAGGTGTGTGAGAAGGTGCAGAGGAAAGGGACCACCTCCTACAATGAGGTGGCTGATGAGCTGGTGGCAGAGTTCAGTGCCGCTGACAACCACATCCTACCAAATGAATCAGCTTACGACCAGAAGAACATCCGGCGGCGTGTGTACGACGCCTTAAATGTGCTGATGGCCATGAACATCATCtccaaggaaaagaaggagatcaagtggatcgGCCTGCCCACCAACTCCGCTCAGGAGTGCCAGAACCTGGAG GTAGAGAGGCAGCGGAGGCTGGAGAGGATCAAGCAGAAGCAGTCCCAGCTCCAGGAACTCATCCTGCAG CAAATCGCCTTCAAAAACTTGGTGCAGAGAAACCGCCAGGCCGAGCAACAGGCCCGCAGGCCACCTCCTCCTAACTCTGTCATCCACTTGCCCTTCATAATTGTCAACACCAGCAGGAAGACTGTCATTGACTGCAGCATCTCCAATGACAA ATTTGAGTATCTGTTTAACTTCGACAACACGTTTGAAATCCATGATGATATTGAGGTGCTCAAGCGCATGGGCATGGCGTGTGGGCTGGAATCTGGCAACTGCTCTGCAGAAGACCTCAAGGTGGCAAGAAGTCTGGTACCAAAAGCTCTAGAACCATATGTGACAG AAATGGCTCAGGGATCCATTGGCGGAGTATTTGTCACGACAACAGGTTCTACATCCAATGGCACAAGGCTTTCTGCCAG TGATTTGAGCAATGGTGCGGACGGGATGCTGGCCACAAGCTCCAATGGGTCTCAGTACAGTGGCTCCAGGGTAGAGACCCCTGTTTCCTGCGTTGGGGaggatgatgacgatgatgatgactTTAATGAGAATGACGAGGAGGACTGA
- the Tfdp1 gene encoding transcription factor Dp-1 isoform X4 produces the protein MSISHSKWKRNRKGEKNGKGLRHFSMKVCEKVQRKGTTSYNEVADELVAEFSAADNHILPNESAYDQKNIRRRVYDALNVLMAMNIISKEKKEIKWIGLPTNSAQECQNLEVERQRRLERIKQKQSQLQELILQQIAFKNLVQRNRQAEQQARRPPPPNSVIHLPFIIVNTSRKTVIDCSISNDKFEYLFNFDNTFEIHDDIEVLKRMGMACGLESGNCSAEDLKVARSLVPKALEPYVTEMAQGSIGGVFVTTTGSTSNGTRLSASDLSNGADGMLATSSNGSQYSGSRVETPVSCVGEDDDDDDDFNENDEED, from the exons ATGTCAATATCACACAGCAAGTG GAAACGGAACAGGAAAGGTGAGAAGAATGGCAAGGGCCTACGGCACTTCTCCATGAAGGTGTGTGAGAAGGTGCAGAGGAAAGGGACCACCTCCTACAATGAGGTGGCTGATGAGCTGGTGGCAGAGTTCAGTGCCGCTGACAACCACATCCTACCAAATGAATCAGCTTACGACCAGAAGAACATCCGGCGGCGTGTGTACGACGCCTTAAATGTGCTGATGGCCATGAACATCATCtccaaggaaaagaaggagatcaagtggatcgGCCTGCCCACCAACTCCGCTCAGGAGTGCCAGAACCTGGAG GTAGAGAGGCAGCGGAGGCTGGAGAGGATCAAGCAGAAGCAGTCCCAGCTCCAGGAACTCATCCTGCAG CAAATCGCCTTCAAAAACTTGGTGCAGAGAAACCGCCAGGCCGAGCAACAGGCCCGCAGGCCACCTCCTCCTAACTCTGTCATCCACTTGCCCTTCATAATTGTCAACACCAGCAGGAAGACTGTCATTGACTGCAGCATCTCCAATGACAA ATTTGAGTATCTGTTTAACTTCGACAACACGTTTGAAATCCATGATGATATTGAGGTGCTCAAGCGCATGGGCATGGCGTGTGGGCTGGAATCTGGCAACTGCTCTGCAGAAGACCTCAAGGTGGCAAGAAGTCTGGTACCAAAAGCTCTAGAACCATATGTGACAG AAATGGCTCAGGGATCCATTGGCGGAGTATTTGTCACGACAACAGGTTCTACATCCAATGGCACAAGGCTTTCTGCCAG TGATTTGAGCAATGGTGCGGACGGGATGCTGGCCACAAGCTCCAATGGGTCTCAGTACAGTGGCTCCAGGGTAGAGACCCCTGTTTCCTGCGTTGGGGaggatgatgacgatgatgatgactTTAATGAGAATGACGAGGAGGACTGA
- the Atp4b gene encoding potassium-transporting ATPase subunit beta isoform X2: MAALQEKKSCSQRMAEFRHYCWNSDTGQMLGRTPARWVWISLYYAAFYVVMTGLFALCIYVLMQTIDPYTPDYQDQLKSPGVTLRPDVYGERGLQISYNVSENSSWAGLTHSLHSFLAGYTPASQQDSINCTSERYFFQESFAAPNHTKFSCKFTADMLQNCSGLVDPSFGFQEGRPCFIIKMNRIVKFLPSNNTAPRVDCTFQPRKDTEPLQVEYYPPNGTFSLHYFPYYGKKAQPHYSNPLVAAKLLNVPKNTEVLIVCKILADHVTFDNPHDPYEGKVTFKLTIQK, translated from the exons ATGGCAGCCCTGCAGGAGAAGAAATCATGCAGCCAGCGCATGGCCGAATTCCGGCACTACTGTTGGAACTCGGACACTGGGCAGATGCTGGGCCGCACCCCAGCCCGGTGGG TGTGGATCAGCCTGTACTATGCAGCTTTCTACGTGGTCATGACTGGCCTCTTCGCCTTGTGCATCTACGTGCTGATGCAGACCATCGACCCCTACACCCCAGACTACCAGGACCAGCTAAAGTCCCCGG GGGTAACCTTGAGACCTGATGTGTATGGGGAAAGAGGGCTGCAGATTTCCTACAACGTCTCTGAGAACAGCTCCTGGGCTGGCCTCACACACTCCCTCCACAGCTTCTTAGCAG GCTACACCCCGGCCTCCCAGCAGGACAGCATTAACTGCACGTCGGAAAGGTACTTCTTCCAGGAGAGCTTTGCAGCTCCAAACCACACCAAGTTCTCCTGCAAGTTCACTGCAGACATGCTGCAGAACTGCTCAGGCCTGGTGGACCCCAGCTTCGGCTTCCAGGAGGGAAGGCCCTGCTTCATCATTAAAATGAACAGG ATTGTCAAGTTCCTCCCCAGTAACAACACAGCCCCCCGAGTGGACTGCACCTTCCAG CCCCGGAAGGACACTGAGCCCCTGCAGGTGGAGTACTATCCTCCCAATGGCACCTTCAGCCTCCACTACTTCCCCTACTATGGCAAGAAAGCACAG CCCCATTACAGCAACCCGCTGGTGGCAGCAAAACTTCTCAACGTCCCCAAGAACACAGAGGTCCTCATCGTGTGCAAGATCCTGGCCGACCATGTGACCTTCGACAATCCCCACGACCCGTATGAAGGGAAAGTGACCTTCAAACTTACAATACAGAAGTAA